In the genome of Paenibacillus sp. FSL R5-0766, one region contains:
- a CDS encoding YwiC-like family protein: protein MKTNTHSIVIPHEHGGWAMVSVPFLVGVIASGPHWLHAPLFVAWLGLYLTAYPLLQSLKKNANRHRLYKWAAIYGTVALICLIPPVLGQISLLFFGPVLAGLLLVNIWHVRHKVERSLTNDLCAMLVFSLGGAAAYLIGGGHWDYGMAIVVLFSFLHFTGSTFFVKSVFRERTNKRWLMLTRMVHILLIIIPMVIGYPWMSLAYIYSAVRTFIYAGRTLRPMKVGIIEIIGAVQFLIWSVLL from the coding sequence GTGAAAACCAATACGCATTCAATCGTTATCCCTCATGAACATGGCGGCTGGGCCATGGTTAGTGTGCCTTTTCTGGTAGGTGTGATTGCAAGTGGTCCGCACTGGCTGCATGCGCCCTTATTTGTAGCTTGGCTTGGATTATATCTAACCGCGTATCCCTTACTACAGTCTTTGAAAAAGAATGCCAATCGACATCGTCTCTACAAGTGGGCGGCAATCTACGGTACAGTGGCTCTAATCTGTCTGATCCCACCCGTTCTGGGTCAGATCTCACTATTATTCTTTGGCCCGGTACTGGCTGGCTTGTTGCTGGTGAACATCTGGCATGTGAGACACAAAGTAGAACGCTCGCTTACCAATGACCTGTGTGCCATGCTGGTATTCTCTCTAGGGGGAGCAGCTGCTTATCTCATAGGAGGCGGGCACTGGGACTATGGAATGGCAATCGTCGTTTTGTTTTCTTTCTTACATTTTACAGGAAGTACGTTCTTTGTGAAATCAGTCTTTCGAGAGCGAACGAATAAGCGATGGCTGATGCTAACTCGCATGGTACATATCCTTCTAATTATCATACCGATGGTGATCGGATATCCATGGATGTCTTTGGCGTATATCTATTCCGCTGTACGCACCTTCATATATGCAGGCAGAACACTGCGTCCTATGAAGGTCGGTATCATTGAAATTATTGGAGCCGTACAGTTCCTGATCTGGTCTGTTCTGTTGTAA
- a CDS encoding Crp/Fnr family transcriptional regulator, translating into MSRVNKDSAAEFLQQFPIFQDLSPEELMQVEDIAISRSIHKKTVIFSEGSEKEAVFFIRTGIVKAYKTDENGHEQIVSFLKTGDMFPHTGFFNAHPYPATAEAITPTELLAIPVRLFERLMLSTPSIAIKIMRVLGDKIRELQDKLQVLSGQDVRNRVLSFLLMLAEQHGQTHGDQIIINLPMTHQEFANSIGTTRETANRLLNQLTKEHLIEVDRSRIIILDLQALKQQRDA; encoded by the coding sequence ATGAGCAGGGTAAACAAAGATTCAGCAGCGGAGTTTCTACAACAGTTCCCCATCTTTCAGGACCTTAGTCCAGAAGAATTAATGCAGGTCGAAGATATCGCCATTTCCAGAAGCATTCATAAGAAAACGGTCATTTTTAGCGAAGGTAGCGAAAAAGAAGCTGTTTTTTTCATTCGTACCGGCATCGTAAAAGCATATAAAACGGATGAGAACGGACATGAACAGATTGTCTCTTTTCTCAAAACAGGAGATATGTTCCCGCACACCGGCTTTTTTAACGCACACCCCTATCCGGCTACCGCTGAAGCGATTACACCTACCGAATTACTGGCCATACCCGTCAGACTGTTCGAACGTTTAATGCTGAGCACTCCATCGATTGCGATCAAAATCATGCGTGTACTCGGAGACAAAATACGAGAATTACAGGATAAATTGCAGGTACTCTCTGGTCAGGACGTGCGCAACCGCGTGCTTTCCTTCCTTCTCATGCTCGCAGAACAACACGGACAGACGCATGGAGACCAAATTATCATCAACCTGCCCATGACACACCAGGAGTTTGCCAATTCCATTGGTACAACAAGGGAAACAGCGAATCGGCTTCTGAATCAGCTTACAAAAGAGCATTTGATCGAAGTG